Proteins encoded in a region of the Streptomyces akebiae genome:
- a CDS encoding class II fumarate hydratase, protein MSDYRVEHDSMGEVRVPADAKWRAQTQRAVENFPISGQHIERAHIEALARIKGAAAKVNAELGVLDKDIAEAIREAAEEVAEGRWDEHFPVDVFQTGSGTSSNMNTNEVVATLASERLGRDVHPNDHVNASQSSNDVFPSSIHIAATAAVTRDLIPALEHLADALARKSVEFADVVKSGRTHLMDATPVTLGQEFGGYAAQVRYGVERLTASLPRLAELPLGGTAVGTGINTPPGFSAAVIAEVARVTGLPLTEARDHFEAQGARDGIVETSGQLRTIAVSLTKIANDLRWMASGPRTGLAEISLPDLQPGSSIMPGKVNPVIPEAVLMVAAQVTGNDVTVTTAGASGNFELNVMLPVIAKNVLESVRLLANVSRLLADRTVDGIVADRERAREYAESSPSVVTPLNKYIGYEEAAKVAKKALAERRTIREVVLDSGYVERGDLTLEQLDEALDVLRMTRP, encoded by the coding sequence ATGAGTGACTACCGCGTCGAACACGACTCCATGGGCGAGGTCCGCGTGCCGGCGGACGCCAAGTGGCGGGCCCAGACCCAGCGGGCGGTCGAGAACTTCCCGATCTCCGGGCAGCACATCGAGCGTGCCCACATCGAGGCCCTGGCCCGGATCAAGGGCGCGGCCGCGAAGGTCAACGCCGAACTGGGCGTGCTCGACAAGGACATCGCCGAGGCGATCCGGGAGGCGGCCGAGGAGGTCGCGGAGGGCCGCTGGGACGAGCACTTCCCGGTGGACGTGTTCCAGACGGGCTCCGGGACGTCCTCGAACATGAACACCAACGAGGTCGTCGCCACCCTGGCGAGCGAGCGGCTCGGGCGCGACGTGCATCCGAACGACCACGTCAACGCCTCGCAGTCGTCCAACGATGTGTTTCCGTCCTCCATCCACATCGCCGCCACCGCCGCCGTGACGCGTGACCTGATCCCGGCCCTGGAGCATCTCGCCGACGCCCTCGCCCGCAAGTCCGTGGAGTTCGCGGACGTCGTGAAGTCCGGTCGTACACATCTGATGGACGCCACACCGGTGACTCTCGGCCAGGAGTTCGGCGGCTACGCGGCCCAGGTGCGGTACGGCGTCGAGCGGCTCACGGCCTCGCTCCCCCGGCTCGCCGAACTCCCCCTGGGGGGAACGGCGGTGGGGACGGGCATCAACACGCCGCCCGGCTTCTCCGCCGCCGTCATCGCGGAGGTCGCGCGGGTCACCGGACTGCCGCTCACCGAGGCGCGGGACCACTTCGAGGCGCAGGGCGCACGGGACGGGATCGTCGAGACGTCCGGCCAGCTCCGTACGATCGCCGTCTCCCTCACCAAGATCGCCAACGATCTGCGGTGGATGGCGTCGGGGCCGCGGACCGGTCTGGCGGAGATCTCCCTGCCCGACCTCCAGCCCGGCTCCTCGATCATGCCCGGCAAGGTCAACCCGGTGATCCCGGAGGCCGTGCTCATGGTCGCCGCGCAGGTCACGGGCAATGACGTCACGGTCACCACGGCGGGCGCCTCCGGCAACTTCGAGCTCAACGTCATGCTGCCGGTGATCGCCAAGAACGTCCTGGAGTCCGTCCGGCTCCTCGCGAACGTCTCGCGGCTGCTCGCCGACCGGACCGTGGACGGGATCGTCGCCGACCGGGAGCGGGCCCGTGAGTACGCCGAGTCGTCCCCGTCCGTGGTCACCCCGCTCAACAAGTACATCGGATACGAGGAGGCCGCGAAGGTCGCCAAGAAGGCGCTCGCGGAACGCAGGACCATCCGCGAGGTCGTCCTGGACAGCGGCTACGTGGAGCGTGGCGATCTGACACTGGAGCAGCTCGACGAGGCGCTGGATGTACTGCGGATGACGCGGCCGTGA
- the fomD gene encoding cytidylyl-2-hydroxypropylphosphonate hydrolase, translated as MGDDGVVRRVEAGGSTAFWEPGSQILWRYRENGGESFHIARPVTVVRDDAELLAVWMAPGTECVRPVLADGTSLNSEPLTSRYKKPRGVRLGRWSGSGVLKLARPGEPWSVWLFWEQGWRFKNWYVNLETPLARWDGGVDSEDHFLDICVYPDRTWNWLDEDEFAQAQQDGLMDASAARGVREAGLSAVEVIRAWGPPFSDGWQHWRPNPAWGVPSLPEDWDRTPAQLSS; from the coding sequence ATGGGAGACGACGGAGTGGTGAGACGAGTGGAAGCGGGCGGGTCGACGGCGTTCTGGGAGCCCGGCAGTCAGATCCTGTGGCGCTACCGGGAGAACGGCGGCGAGAGCTTCCACATCGCGCGTCCGGTCACAGTGGTGCGCGACGACGCGGAACTGCTGGCCGTGTGGATGGCGCCCGGTACCGAGTGTGTACGGCCCGTGCTGGCGGACGGCACCTCGTTGAACTCGGAACCCCTGACGTCCCGCTACAAGAAGCCGCGCGGGGTGCGGCTCGGCCGCTGGTCCGGCTCGGGGGTGCTGAAGCTGGCGCGGCCGGGCGAGCCGTGGTCGGTGTGGCTGTTCTGGGAGCAGGGTTGGCGTTTCAAGAACTGGTACGTCAATCTGGAGACGCCACTGGCCCGTTGGGACGGCGGTGTGGACTCCGAGGACCACTTCCTGGACATCTGCGTGTACCCGGACCGAACGTGGAACTGGCTCGACGAGGACGAGTTCGCGCAGGCCCAGCAGGACGGTCTGATGGACGCGTCGGCGGCCCGAGGGGTACGGGAGGCGGGGCTGTCGGCGGTCGAGGTGATCCGCGCGTGGGGCCCGCCGTTCTCGGACGGCTGGCAGCACTGGCGCCCGAATCCGGCGTGGGGGGTACCGTCTCTCCCGGAAGACTGGGACCGTACGCCCGCGCAGTTGTCCTCATGA